A window of Hymenobacter aerilatus contains these coding sequences:
- a CDS encoding YdeI/OmpD-associated family protein, which translates to MTSSLEQSFEAALELHDTDGGVYLLIPFNVAEVYGAKGSLPIIGTIDGFPIRLSLTPAGPGEYELRVSKEVRKAIDKNWPETVQVVLRPDTEETLELSKPLAQALRSTGLQAQFNTLPYPERKELSQWVARAKTNDARHQRIQEILDRFD; encoded by the coding sequence ATGACTTCTTCCCTGGAACAATCTTTTGAGGCCGCCCTGGAGCTGCACGACACCGACGGCGGCGTATATCTGCTGATTCCTTTCAACGTAGCCGAGGTGTACGGCGCTAAAGGCTCTCTCCCTATCATTGGCACCATTGATGGTTTTCCGATTCGTCTGTCGCTGACACCCGCGGGGCCAGGCGAATATGAGCTGCGCGTATCCAAAGAAGTGCGCAAAGCTATCGACAAGAACTGGCCTGAAACCGTGCAGGTGGTGCTTCGCCCCGACACGGAGGAAACCTTGGAACTCTCGAAGCCTTTAGCGCAGGCACTGCGCAGCACGGGGTTGCAAGCGCAGTTCAATACTCTTCCCTACCCCGAGCGCAAAGAGCTTAGCCAATGGGTAGCCCGTGCCAAAACGAATGACGCCCGTCACCAGCGCATCCAGGAAATCCTAGATCGATTTGATTAA
- a CDS encoding family 43 glycosylhydrolase, with protein MSVAFEKGAHPVALSSDYSAECRGQVPTDATPTLSVAPPVATEPRATYANVVLPGDFPDPTVTKIGDTYWASATSAEWGPVFPLFKSTNLVDWELVSHVFADKPEWAEASFWAPEISHENGKTYICYTARQKGGPLCVAMASAHDPAGPYLDHGPLVGQEQGSIDGFPIRDENGELYLVWKEDGNAYGNPTPLWAQRLNEERTALLGDAPVELFRNDVPWEGNLVEGSAFAQHDGYFYMFYAGNGCCGSGCTYATGVARARQLLGPWEKCPQNPILKKNKVWSCPGHGTVAEYDGRWFLLHHAYHASSHEFVGRQGILSEFSWNAEGWPEFEGNSPQAAPLNNVSRLNLTDTFAGNHLAETWQWPISKKPVVGIGDGQLLLQACPDELGALVAQRTYAATYKATTSFNAAVLPPGTFAGITAVGDPHNALALMASYGKLQLWHVKNGVSQCLTEVVVAPTRSLGLRVEAWGGQRYRFSYSLNGVTWEAMPLDSFAVNGTYLPPWDRGIRVGLLAQGPTDVTVAFDHFTIRNQR; from the coding sequence GTGTCTGTTGCTTTTGAAAAGGGAGCCCATCCGGTGGCTCTGTCATCCGACTATTCGGCCGAGTGCCGCGGGCAGGTGCCCACCGACGCTACCCCTACCCTTAGCGTGGCCCCACCCGTAGCCACTGAGCCCCGCGCTACCTACGCCAACGTAGTACTGCCCGGCGACTTCCCTGACCCCACGGTTACTAAAATTGGGGATACATACTGGGCCAGCGCTACCTCGGCAGAATGGGGACCTGTTTTCCCATTGTTCAAATCCACTAACCTAGTAGATTGGGAGTTGGTCAGCCATGTATTTGCCGATAAGCCTGAGTGGGCCGAAGCCAGTTTCTGGGCACCGGAAATCAGCCACGAAAACGGCAAAACCTACATTTGCTACACGGCGCGCCAGAAGGGTGGCCCGCTGTGCGTGGCCATGGCCTCGGCCCATGACCCTGCCGGTCCCTACCTCGACCATGGTCCGCTGGTAGGCCAGGAGCAGGGCTCTATCGACGGCTTCCCCATTCGCGACGAAAACGGCGAGCTGTATTTAGTGTGGAAGGAAGACGGCAACGCCTACGGCAACCCTACCCCCCTGTGGGCACAGCGCCTCAATGAAGAACGCACGGCCCTGCTGGGCGACGCGCCAGTGGAGCTGTTTCGCAACGATGTACCCTGGGAAGGCAACCTAGTGGAAGGCTCGGCCTTTGCCCAGCACGATGGATACTTCTACATGTTCTACGCTGGCAACGGCTGCTGCGGCAGCGGCTGCACCTACGCCACCGGCGTAGCCCGCGCCCGCCAGCTGCTAGGACCATGGGAGAAATGCCCGCAGAACCCTATCCTGAAGAAAAACAAGGTATGGAGCTGCCCTGGTCACGGCACGGTGGCCGAGTACGATGGCCGTTGGTTTTTGCTGCACCACGCCTACCACGCCAGCAGCCACGAGTTTGTGGGCCGGCAGGGCATCCTCAGCGAGTTCAGCTGGAACGCCGAGGGCTGGCCTGAATTTGAGGGTAACAGCCCCCAAGCCGCCCCGCTGAACAACGTGAGCCGCCTCAATCTGACCGACACGTTTGCTGGCAACCATCTGGCCGAAACCTGGCAGTGGCCCATCAGCAAAAAGCCCGTAGTGGGCATTGGCGATGGACAGTTGCTGCTGCAAGCCTGCCCCGACGAGCTAGGCGCCCTGGTGGCCCAGCGCACCTACGCTGCCACCTATAAGGCCACTACTTCCTTCAATGCAGCCGTGCTACCCCCTGGTACGTTTGCCGGCATCACGGCCGTAGGCGACCCACATAACGCCCTGGCCTTAATGGCCAGCTACGGTAAGCTACAACTATGGCACGTCAAAAACGGCGTTTCACAGTGCCTGACAGAGGTAGTCGTGGCGCCTACCCGCAGCCTGGGCCTGCGTGTGGAGGCGTGGGGCGGGCAGCGCTACCGCTTCTCCTACAGCCTCAACGGCGTGACCTGGGAAGCCATGCCCCTGGATAGCTTCGCCGTGAATGGCACCTACTTGCCGCCCTGGGACCGGGGCATCCGGGTAGGGCTACTGGCACAAGGGCCCACCGATGTTACGGTGGCGTTCGACCACTTCACCATTCGCAATCAGCGCTAA
- a CDS encoding glycosyltransferase family 4 protein gives MAPCTSLIYSGTGLIRFLLLMKMNNLKVLLLGWDNAYPTGEVATPDTLELARALAPHTQLAVLLPHLPANDEELPAEAQVTGIGNLTLAELDAADAYLPSEQLTPVAYPSFPYVGAEHSIDEVAQPFAPATDSNPATDAAATLLDADAFAATGGEPDAAEANDLDQSNEGVETAPVSAPTTAQRSAPSEALAVLSAHAGDSGNLNFRVIQYARFATRLALQEQFAVTYAADWPAWLAGLEIRQLTGRPLVLHVHTLAADRDTPHDRGWIMELERLALRRADLVLAATTDLQQRLTADYGLSTQRVHLQPDSLADGLLQVLEEVAG, from the coding sequence ATGGCCCCTTGTACTAGCCTTATCTACTCTGGTACCGGCCTCATCCGGTTTCTGCTGCTTATGAAAATGAACAATCTGAAGGTACTACTGCTAGGCTGGGACAACGCCTATCCGACCGGAGAAGTGGCCACTCCCGACACTCTGGAACTGGCGCGGGCCTTGGCGCCCCACACGCAATTGGCGGTGCTGCTACCACATTTGCCGGCCAACGACGAAGAATTGCCCGCCGAGGCCCAAGTTACCGGCATTGGCAACCTCACGCTGGCCGAGCTGGATGCCGCCGACGCCTACCTACCTTCTGAGCAGCTCACCCCGGTGGCCTACCCTTCCTTTCCGTATGTGGGGGCCGAGCATTCGATTGATGAAGTAGCGCAGCCTTTCGCCCCCGCCACCGACTCGAATCCCGCCACCGACGCGGCGGCTACCTTGCTGGACGCCGATGCCTTTGCTGCTACCGGTGGTGAGCCCGACGCCGCCGAAGCCAACGACCTTGATCAGAGTAACGAAGGAGTGGAAACTGCTCCGGTTTCGGCGCCCACTACAGCCCAGCGCTCGGCGCCGTCTGAGGCGCTAGCTGTGCTGAGTGCCCACGCCGGCGACAGCGGCAACCTGAACTTCCGGGTGATTCAGTATGCCCGCTTTGCTACCCGTTTGGCCTTGCAGGAACAATTTGCTGTGACCTACGCCGCCGACTGGCCGGCTTGGTTGGCTGGGCTGGAAATTCGTCAGCTGACGGGCCGGCCGCTGGTATTGCACGTGCATACGCTAGCCGCTGACCGCGATACGCCCCACGACCGGGGCTGGATTATGGAGCTGGAGCGCCTGGCCCTGCGCCGTGCCGACCTAGTGCTGGCCGCTACCACCGACTTGCAGCAGCGTCTAACTGCTGACTACGGCCTCTCTACCCAACGCGTGCACCTGCAACCCGACAGCCTGGCCGATGGCCTGCTCCAGGTGCTAGAGGAAGTGGCTGGCTAA
- a CDS encoding glycoside hydrolase family 31 protein translates to MFQENNYMVNDLAARARQEFRPGQVVACEQQGNDFLFTCDNGLRLRLQVINDKILRFRYATDGQFTPDFSYALPPDQTRTAPELLEFREKPDHYRITTARLICVLGKENLHTRILDRSGTVLCEDDKGFHWQYNDDTGNDLVLMSKQVQSGVCYYGLGDKPANMNLRGSRFTNWGTDTYGYVKGSDPLYKNIPFYLELQQKIAHGIFFDNTFKSYFDFAAERADVTSFWADGGEMNYYFIYGPTLLEVSQEYTRLTGPPELPPLWALGYHQCKWSYFPEQKFREIAQGFRERQIPCDALYLDIDYMDGYRCFTWSPTHFPEPAKMVRELAEDGFKTVVIIDPGIKIDPNYEVYTEALEKDYFCRRADGPLMKGSVWPGLCNFPDFTRPAVREWWAGLFKGLIQDIGVKGVWNDMNEPAVFEKGTFPDDVRFDYDGQQGSHRKAHNVYGMQMARATNAGVKRFAYPNRPFTITRSTYSGGQRYSSGWTGDNLASWEHLWLANIQCQRLSISGFSFVGSDVGGFIDTPDGELYARWIALAAFHPFFRTHSSGDHGDQEPWSFGDQVTDLARQYISLRYRLLPYMYTAFWQYVQQGTPMLRPLVFLDQNDTNTYLRMAEFALGDNLLVCPITTPGVDGRWMYLPFGDWYYWWTDEVKAGGAEVWAVANLDRIPLFVRAGAVVPLAPVLQYVGQAPIEQLTLHVYYKNGTAESMHYDDGGEGYAYQEAGQQTARRFTVAGSAQGLLLTQAIEGSYQPSYTTYQVVLHGLPTAAAQVHADGNEMTISEYKAETGATLPSVVVGAGFGELVVKLEAE, encoded by the coding sequence ATGTTTCAGGAAAATAATTACATGGTAAACGACCTGGCGGCACGCGCACGCCAGGAATTTCGTCCGGGTCAGGTAGTAGCGTGCGAGCAACAAGGCAATGATTTTTTATTTACCTGCGATAATGGCCTACGGTTGCGCTTGCAGGTGATTAATGACAAAATTCTGCGCTTTCGCTACGCCACCGACGGCCAGTTTACGCCTGATTTCAGCTACGCCCTACCCCCCGATCAGACGCGCACGGCGCCCGAGCTACTGGAGTTTCGCGAAAAGCCCGACCACTACCGCATCACCACGGCCCGCCTTATTTGCGTGCTGGGCAAAGAAAATTTGCACACGCGCATCCTGGACCGCTCCGGCACAGTGCTCTGCGAAGACGATAAAGGCTTTCACTGGCAGTACAACGACGACACCGGCAACGACCTGGTGCTGATGAGCAAGCAGGTGCAGAGCGGCGTGTGCTACTACGGCCTCGGCGACAAGCCCGCCAACATGAACCTGCGCGGCTCGCGCTTCACCAACTGGGGCACCGATACCTACGGCTACGTGAAGGGCTCCGACCCGCTCTACAAGAACATTCCATTCTACCTGGAATTGCAGCAGAAAATTGCCCATGGCATTTTCTTCGACAACACGTTCAAGAGCTACTTCGACTTTGCCGCCGAGCGCGCCGATGTAACGAGCTTCTGGGCCGATGGTGGCGAGATGAACTACTACTTCATCTACGGGCCTACCCTGCTGGAAGTCAGCCAGGAGTATACGCGCCTCACGGGCCCACCCGAGCTGCCGCCGCTGTGGGCCTTGGGCTACCACCAGTGTAAGTGGAGCTACTTCCCAGAACAGAAATTCCGCGAAATCGCGCAAGGATTCCGGGAGCGGCAGATTCCCTGCGACGCGCTCTATCTCGACATTGACTACATGGATGGCTATCGGTGCTTCACCTGGTCGCCTACCCATTTCCCCGAGCCCGCCAAGATGGTGCGCGAGCTGGCCGAAGATGGCTTCAAAACCGTCGTTATCATCGACCCTGGCATCAAAATCGACCCCAACTACGAGGTGTATACCGAGGCGTTGGAGAAGGACTACTTCTGCCGCCGCGCCGATGGACCACTGATGAAAGGCTCGGTGTGGCCCGGCCTCTGCAACTTCCCCGATTTCACCCGTCCTGCCGTGCGCGAGTGGTGGGCTGGCCTGTTCAAAGGGCTGATTCAGGACATTGGCGTGAAGGGCGTGTGGAATGACATGAACGAGCCGGCCGTATTTGAGAAAGGCACCTTCCCCGACGATGTGCGCTTCGACTATGACGGGCAGCAAGGCTCGCACCGCAAGGCGCACAACGTGTATGGCATGCAGATGGCCCGCGCCACCAATGCCGGCGTGAAACGCTTCGCCTACCCCAATCGTCCTTTCACCATCACGCGCTCTACCTACTCTGGCGGGCAGCGCTACTCCTCCGGCTGGACCGGCGACAACCTCGCATCGTGGGAGCACCTGTGGCTGGCGAACATCCAGTGCCAGCGTCTGAGCATCAGCGGATTTTCGTTTGTTGGGAGTGATGTAGGGGGCTTTATCGACACGCCCGATGGTGAGCTGTACGCCCGCTGGATTGCGCTGGCCGCTTTCCATCCGTTTTTCCGCACGCACAGCTCCGGCGACCACGGCGACCAGGAACCGTGGAGCTTCGGCGACCAAGTGACAGACCTGGCCCGGCAGTATATCTCGTTGCGCTACCGCTTGCTGCCTTACATGTACACGGCCTTCTGGCAGTACGTGCAGCAGGGCACGCCCATGCTGCGCCCGTTGGTATTCCTCGACCAGAACGATACCAACACCTACCTGCGCATGGCCGAGTTTGCTCTCGGCGATAATTTGCTGGTGTGCCCCATCACCACACCCGGCGTAGATGGCCGCTGGATGTACCTCCCCTTTGGCGACTGGTACTACTGGTGGACCGACGAGGTGAAGGCCGGTGGTGCCGAAGTGTGGGCCGTAGCCAACCTCGACCGGATTCCGCTGTTTGTGCGGGCTGGTGCTGTGGTACCGTTGGCGCCCGTGTTGCAATACGTAGGCCAAGCGCCCATTGAGCAACTCACCCTGCACGTGTATTACAAAAACGGTACCGCCGAGAGCATGCACTACGACGACGGCGGCGAAGGCTACGCCTACCAGGAAGCCGGCCAACAAACCGCGCGCCGCTTCACGGTGGCCGGCTCGGCGCAGGGCCTGCTGCTCACGCAAGCTATTGAGGGCTCCTACCAGCCCAGCTATACCACTTACCAAGTGGTGTTGCATGGCCTACCCACGGCGGCAGCGCAGGTGCACGCCGATGGTAATGAAATGACAATAAGTGAGTATAAAGCTGAAACCGGCGCCACTCTACCCAGCGTGGTGGTAGGTGCTGGCTTCGGAGAGTTAGTGGTGAAGCTGGAGGCGGAATAA
- a CDS encoding oxygenase MpaB family protein, with the protein MDYFVAPGSIVRRVWSKGDTILFIFAGAAAEFALNKAVDWLYFTGRLPADPLGRLFSTVEYARKIVFAERHAAERAIDTIAAIHGAVEQSRGMAIPDWAYRDVLYMLVHYSIRAFEVLERPMTDTEKDEVVAVFCRVGQRMGVPELPHTYATWLPTRQQHLTHDLAHSTYTTDLYQQYRKHLGAFRYQLVLAGQRLVVPASVRTMLALPNATWLRLSLPAYRLAQRTALGRWLRSLLLPAAYQAQILALDAVPAGTAVAFRPVPHAARPAIG; encoded by the coding sequence ATGGATTATTTTGTTGCGCCAGGCTCCATTGTGCGCCGCGTTTGGAGCAAAGGCGACACCATTCTGTTCATCTTTGCCGGGGCGGCGGCCGAGTTTGCCCTCAATAAGGCGGTAGACTGGCTGTATTTCACAGGCCGCCTACCCGCCGACCCTTTGGGCCGGCTGTTTTCGACCGTGGAGTATGCCCGCAAGATTGTATTCGCGGAGCGCCACGCCGCCGAGCGGGCCATCGATACCATTGCGGCTATCCACGGAGCGGTGGAGCAGAGCCGGGGTATGGCCATTCCCGACTGGGCCTACCGCGACGTGCTGTATATGCTGGTGCACTATTCCATCCGGGCTTTCGAGGTGCTGGAACGGCCCATGACCGACACGGAAAAAGATGAGGTAGTGGCAGTATTCTGCCGGGTAGGCCAACGCATGGGTGTTCCCGAGCTACCCCATACCTACGCCACCTGGCTCCCTACCCGCCAGCAGCATCTCACCCACGATTTGGCCCACAGCACCTACACTACCGATCTATACCAGCAGTATCGCAAGCACCTTGGGGCGTTTCGGTACCAGCTGGTGCTGGCCGGCCAACGGTTGGTAGTACCCGCGTCGGTGCGCACGATGCTTGCGCTACCCAATGCCACGTGGCTGCGGTTGTCCCTGCCCGCCTACCGCCTGGCCCAGCGCACGGCTCTGGGGCGGTGGCTCCGGTCGTTGCTATTGCCAGCCGCCTACCAAGCCCAGATTTTGGCACTGGATGCGGTGCCTGCGGGCACAGCGGTGGCGTTTCGCCCGGTGCCACACGCAGCAAGGCCCGCCATCGGTTGA
- a CDS encoding ribosomal maturation YjgA family protein codes for MRIRRWSIYLVLIFSTLLLGLASRKFAPWLPSWIAAYAGDTLWALLIFWLIGLLRPSWSSKQVAATAWGFAFGIEISQLYQAPWLNAIRATTLGGLVLGYSFLWSDLVCYSMGVLAGYLLEKSKRLWQ; via the coding sequence ATGCGTATTCGTCGTTGGTCGATTTATTTGGTGTTGATATTTTCTACCCTCCTGTTGGGGTTGGCCTCGCGCAAATTTGCTCCTTGGCTACCTAGCTGGATAGCCGCGTACGCCGGCGATACGCTGTGGGCGCTGTTGATTTTCTGGTTGATAGGACTGCTGCGGCCCAGCTGGTCTAGCAAGCAGGTAGCCGCCACCGCATGGGGGTTTGCGTTCGGCATCGAAATCAGCCAGCTCTACCAAGCACCCTGGCTAAACGCCATTCGGGCCACTACGTTGGGTGGTCTGGTGCTGGGCTACAGCTTCTTGTGGAGCGACCTGGTATGCTACAGCATGGGCGTGCTGGCAGGCTATCTGCTGGAAAAAAGCAAACGCCTATGGCAGTAG
- a CDS encoding aldo/keto reductase, whose product MANDTTFPATFSLAGDKTINRMGYGAMRITGEGIWGPPQDHDEAIRVLKKTVELGINFIDTADSYGPNVSEELIAEALYPYPADLVIATKGGLLRTGPNQWPVNAHPDHLREALEGSLKRLRLEQIELYQLHRVDPNVPFDDTLAFLKKAQQDGLIKHIGLSEVTVEQIKQAQDAVEIVSVQNMYSVDNRKWEKELDYCQEQNIAFIPWYPLSGGNTEALNKLTGIGKQYDATPQQVALSWLLHRAPNILLIPGTSKVKHLEENVKAAAIQLSEADLQKLDKLGAAE is encoded by the coding sequence ATGGCTAACGACACCACCTTCCCGGCCACTTTCTCGCTGGCCGGCGACAAAACGATTAACCGCATGGGCTACGGCGCCATGCGCATCACCGGCGAAGGCATCTGGGGGCCACCCCAGGACCACGACGAAGCCATTCGGGTCTTGAAAAAGACGGTAGAGCTGGGCATCAACTTCATCGATACAGCGGACAGCTACGGCCCCAACGTATCGGAGGAGCTAATTGCTGAGGCCCTGTATCCCTACCCCGCCGACCTAGTAATTGCTACCAAGGGCGGCTTGTTGCGCACCGGCCCCAACCAGTGGCCCGTGAATGCCCACCCCGACCACCTGCGCGAAGCCCTAGAAGGCAGCCTGAAACGCCTGCGCCTGGAGCAGATTGAGCTCTACCAGTTGCACCGCGTCGACCCGAACGTGCCCTTCGACGACACCCTGGCTTTCCTCAAAAAAGCGCAACAAGATGGCCTGATCAAGCACATTGGCCTCTCGGAGGTGACGGTGGAGCAAATCAAACAGGCGCAGGATGCGGTGGAAATCGTGTCGGTGCAGAACATGTACAGCGTGGATAACCGCAAGTGGGAAAAGGAGCTGGACTATTGCCAGGAGCAGAATATTGCCTTCATCCCATGGTACCCGCTGAGCGGTGGCAACACCGAGGCGCTGAACAAGCTCACTGGCATCGGCAAGCAGTACGACGCTACCCCGCAGCAAGTAGCCCTAAGCTGGCTGCTGCACCGCGCTCCTAATATCCTCCTGATTCCGGGCACCTCCAAAGTGAAGCACCTAGAAGAAAACGTGAAAGCCGCTGCTATTCAGCTGTCGGAAGCCGACTTACAGAAATTGGACAAGCTGGGCGCGGCGGAGTAA
- a CDS encoding T9SS type A sorting domain-containing protein has product MKTGLLLLPLAFGLTLGQAQAQTIPNGTLDTWATRNNVEAPANWLNTDDAVAAAPFGALLPTRIQTGTVTKSTDFQQGTFAARLESKTVSVPLLGSVVAPGILALGNKPSANSTYPGGLPFTIRPASMQFYYKLAGTNVASDKPTAAVQLTRTVSGRQEPIATGLLTFTTTADNYTLATVPLVYTSSAAPDSIHIAFASGSNVSITAVPPTSSLTAGTTFLIDNVTMVGVATSNRTALDTHSLNVYPNPSTSGVFALQADEPALRAAPYSILDVTGRVVRTATATSATTAPRTIDLRGQAAGLYTLRLDTSDGRTVVQKLVVE; this is encoded by the coding sequence ATGAAAACAGGCTTACTCCTGCTACCCCTTGCCTTTGGGCTTACCCTAGGGCAAGCCCAGGCCCAAACTATTCCCAACGGCACCCTCGACACCTGGGCCACGCGCAACAACGTGGAAGCCCCTGCCAACTGGCTGAACACCGACGACGCCGTAGCAGCTGCCCCCTTTGGCGCTTTATTGCCCACGCGCATTCAGACTGGCACCGTCACCAAAAGCACCGATTTTCAGCAAGGAACCTTCGCGGCGCGCCTGGAATCAAAAACTGTGTCGGTGCCGCTTCTGGGTAGTGTAGTTGCGCCGGGCATACTGGCTCTTGGCAACAAGCCCAGCGCCAATTCTACCTATCCGGGTGGTCTACCCTTCACGATCCGGCCCGCCAGTATGCAATTCTACTACAAGCTCGCGGGCACCAACGTTGCAAGTGACAAGCCCACTGCCGCTGTGCAGCTTACTCGTACTGTAAGCGGTCGGCAGGAGCCCATTGCTACTGGTCTCCTGACGTTTACGACCACTGCCGACAACTACACGCTGGCTACGGTACCTCTGGTGTATACCTCATCTGCTGCACCCGATTCTATTCATATCGCCTTTGCATCGGGCAGCAACGTTTCCATCACGGCGGTTCCTCCCACCTCATCGCTCACGGCCGGCACTACCTTCCTCATTGATAATGTGACAATGGTAGGCGTGGCCACTTCCAACCGCACAGCCCTGGACACGCACAGCCTGAACGTGTACCCCAACCCCAGCACCAGCGGCGTGTTTGCGCTGCAAGCCGATGAGCCAGCTCTCCGGGCCGCGCCTTACTCGATACTGGACGTAACCGGTCGCGTGGTACGCACCGCCACTGCCACCTCTGCTACCACCGCCCCGCGCACCATCGACCTGCGCGGGCAGGCCGCTGGCCTCTACACGCTCCGCCTCGACACTTCCGACGGCCGCACCGTGGTGCAGAAACTGGTGGTAGAATAG
- a CDS encoding rhomboid family intramembrane serine protease produces the protein MSDTPPADSPTPLAATSEAELFYLAQHPERYPAPLVHAATQELQRRGLVPTEVPRPARRRSSLPSAAPEKPVVLRLLQTLFLPTRRHWATPVLLDINLLVFLAMALTGVAVLHPSGAALVAWGSNYSPLTLPGQPWRLLTSCFVHSGPGHLLLNASSLLLLGTLAEPLLGGRRLLLAYLVCGVGGSLASLAWHTGGVNSVGASGSIFGLYGVQLALLLTQALPLERRERLTLLFFLLFFLVSSVAGSTDAHIDHAAHAGGLLTGLLLGGLYAAHFLRQHWQRA, from the coding sequence ATGTCTGATACGCCGCCTGCTGATTCTCCTACCCCACTGGCGGCCACTTCGGAGGCGGAACTGTTTTATTTGGCCCAGCACCCCGAGCGCTACCCCGCGCCCTTGGTGCACGCCGCTACCCAAGAGCTACAACGCCGCGGCCTAGTGCCCACCGAAGTGCCCAGACCGGCGCGGCGCCGTTCCTCCCTACCCTCTGCCGCACCCGAAAAGCCGGTGGTGCTGCGGCTACTTCAAACCCTGTTTTTGCCCACGCGCCGCCATTGGGCCACGCCGGTGCTGCTGGATATCAATTTGCTGGTGTTTCTGGCTATGGCCCTTACCGGCGTAGCGGTGCTGCACCCGAGCGGGGCGGCGCTAGTAGCCTGGGGCAGCAACTACTCACCACTCACGCTGCCCGGGCAGCCATGGCGACTACTTACTAGTTGTTTTGTGCACAGCGGGCCGGGCCATTTGTTGCTCAACGCCAGCTCGTTGCTGCTACTGGGTACACTGGCCGAGCCGCTGCTGGGTGGCCGGCGGCTGTTGCTGGCCTACCTGGTGTGTGGGGTAGGCGGCAGCCTGGCCAGCCTGGCGTGGCACACAGGTGGCGTCAACTCGGTAGGAGCGTCGGGGTCTATATTTGGGCTGTATGGGGTGCAGCTAGCGCTGCTGCTCACGCAGGCCCTACCCCTGGAGCGCCGCGAGCGGCTGACCCTCTTGTTCTTTCTACTGTTCTTTTTGGTGAGCAGCGTGGCCGGCAGCACGGATGCCCACATCGACCACGCGGCCCACGCGGGCGGCCTGCTGACAGGGCTGTTGCTGGGTGGTTTGTACGCGGCGCATTTCCTGCGCCAGCACTGGCAGAGAGCGTAA